The following coding sequences lie in one Synechococcus sp. PCC 7336 genomic window:
- a CDS encoding molybdopterin oxidoreductase family protein: MSEMTKTLCPYCGVGCGLEVSPPGIPGKATNRDSSGAPVWRVRGDRDHPSSKGQVCVKGATIAEALDKNRLKYPMMRDSLDESFRRVSWDEAYDRIVREIRSTLARLGPTGICMYGSGQFQTEDYYTAQKLLKGCLGTNNFDANSRLCMSSAVAGYIQSFGSDGPPTCYDDLDKTDCAFLIGTNTAECHPIVFNRLRKHHKRNRKVKLIVVDPRRTPTAAVADLHLAIRPGTDMHLLNGMAHLLMRWGYLDTVLIDECTAGFGQFAEIIRHYPPELVSRQCGIRLDELEKAARWWGDSDRVLSLWSMGVNQSVEGTATCRTIINLHLMTGNIGKPGAGPFSLTGQPNAMGGREAGGLAHILPGYRTVKNPQHRAELETLWQVSAGSISPQPGLAAWDMIRGLEQGTVGVMWVAATNPAVSMPDLVRTKAALRQSPFTICQDAYYPTETALYSHLLLPAAQFGEKSGVMTNSERVVTYCPQFRDPPGEARADWEIFAEVGRRLGFEREFNFVNAAAVYAEFVSATKGRPCDMTRLSHRRLAEEGPTQWPSPGRPTDPIAKLAHPEPKRLYTDLRFNTSDGRANFAAFHAGGLAEPPNPDYPLVLTVGRLYEHWHTMSRTGHIARIAKKHPHPRAEIHPKDAAKFGIEDGQWLEVRSRRGTSRFLANVTKAIAPGTVFVPMHWGELWAKNSEANALTHPEVCPISLQPELKACAVRVMPATDAVEDEMQPQVAVPQLVSR; encoded by the coding sequence ATGAGCGAAATGACCAAAACTCTCTGTCCCTATTGCGGCGTTGGTTGCGGTTTGGAAGTAAGTCCTCCCGGCATTCCCGGCAAGGCCACCAATCGGGATAGTTCGGGGGCTCCGGTTTGGCGAGTGAGAGGCGATCGCGACCATCCTTCCAGCAAAGGGCAAGTGTGCGTCAAAGGGGCCACCATTGCCGAAGCCCTCGACAAGAATCGGCTGAAGTACCCCATGATGCGCGACAGTCTCGACGAGTCCTTCCGGCGTGTCAGTTGGGATGAAGCGTACGATCGCATCGTCAGAGAAATTCGCTCCACCCTCGCCCGCCTCGGACCGACTGGCATCTGCATGTACGGCTCCGGCCAATTCCAAACCGAAGACTACTACACTGCCCAAAAGCTGCTCAAAGGCTGCTTGGGTACCAATAATTTCGATGCCAATTCCAGGCTGTGCATGTCTTCTGCAGTTGCGGGCTACATCCAAAGTTTCGGCTCCGACGGTCCCCCTACCTGCTACGACGATTTAGATAAAACCGATTGCGCCTTCTTAATCGGCACCAATACCGCCGAATGCCACCCGATTGTCTTCAATCGCCTGCGCAAGCATCACAAGCGCAATCGCAAAGTCAAGCTCATTGTGGTGGACCCCCGCCGCACCCCCACCGCCGCAGTGGCCGATCTCCATCTCGCCATTCGTCCCGGCACGGACATGCACCTGCTCAACGGCATGGCCCACTTACTGATGCGCTGGGGCTATCTCGACACCGTCTTGATCGATGAATGTACGGCTGGCTTTGGCCAGTTTGCCGAAATTATCCGTCACTATCCCCCCGAACTGGTTTCCCGCCAGTGCGGCATTCGTCTTGACGAACTGGAGAAGGCCGCCCGCTGGTGGGGGGACTCCGATCGGGTGCTGTCGCTGTGGTCGATGGGGGTGAACCAGTCGGTCGAGGGAACGGCCACATGTCGCACCATCATTAACCTGCATCTGATGACTGGCAACATTGGCAAGCCCGGTGCCGGTCCCTTTTCGCTTACGGGGCAGCCCAATGCTATGGGCGGTCGAGAAGCGGGCGGCTTAGCCCACATCTTGCCCGGATATAGAACTGTTAAAAATCCTCAGCATCGAGCCGAGTTAGAAACCCTGTGGCAGGTGTCCGCAGGCAGTATTTCGCCGCAGCCAGGTTTGGCGGCCTGGGATATGATTCGCGGTTTAGAACAGGGCACTGTGGGAGTGATGTGGGTGGCCGCCACGAATCCAGCCGTGAGTATGCCCGACTTGGTTCGCACCAAAGCCGCCCTGCGCCAATCCCCCTTCACCATCTGCCAAGACGCCTATTACCCCACCGAGACTGCCCTTTACTCCCACCTACTGCTGCCCGCCGCCCAGTTCGGCGAGAAATCGGGAGTCATGACCAACTCCGAACGGGTGGTGACCTACTGTCCCCAGTTTCGCGATCCGCCCGGAGAGGCACGGGCAGATTGGGAGATTTTTGCGGAAGTGGGTCGGCGCTTAGGCTTCGAGCGGGAATTTAATTTTGTCAATGCGGCTGCAGTCTATGCTGAGTTCGTGTCTGCCACGAAAGGTCGCCCTTGCGACATGACCCGCCTGAGCCACCGCCGACTGGCTGAAGAAGGCCCCACCCAATGGCCCAGTCCCGGTCGTCCCACCGATCCGATCGCCAAGCTCGCGCACCCCGAGCCCAAGCGCCTGTATACCGATTTGCGCTTCAATACGTCTGACGGACGAGCCAATTTTGCTGCCTTCCACGCGGGCGGTTTAGCCGAGCCCCCCAATCCCGACTACCCGCTAGTGCTGACAGTGGGCCGCTTGTACGAGCACTGGCACACCATGTCTCGCACCGGCCATATTGCTCGGATTGCGAAGAAGCATCCCCACCCGCGTGCGGAGATTCATCCGAAAGACGCGGCTAAGTTTGGCATTGAGGACGGTCAGTGGCTGGAGGTGCGATCGCGTCGGGGTACGAGTCGATTCTTAGCCAACGTGACGAAAGCAATTGCTCCCGGAACGGTGTTCGTGCCGATGCATTGGGGCGAACTGTGGGCTAAAAACTCCGAGGCGAATGCTCTGACCCATCCCGAAGTCTGTCCGATCTCGTTGCAACCGGAGCTGAAAGCCTGTGCAGTGCGCGTGATGCCTGCGACCGATGCGGTGGAAGATGAGATGCAGCCCCAAGTTGCCGTTCCCCAACTGGTGAGTCGATAA
- a CDS encoding nitrate reductase associated protein produces MAVTDPNSAAKIEPLHFQFESDFVESWNCIPMRVRLYLDTCGVKLKLVHWTALAEAERQQLVEMSCETEAEAEVYRDRLMELVRDRYGSEPSLLPIPESPAWDNLDVVPETVAAKAQELELAIAPQQWSNLTRLQRFALIKLSRPSHENRNFLPALQEFGLA; encoded by the coding sequence GTGGCCGTGACCGATCCCAACTCTGCTGCAAAGATCGAGCCCCTCCATTTCCAATTCGAGTCTGACTTTGTGGAGTCTTGGAACTGCATCCCCATGCGGGTGCGGCTGTATTTAGATACCTGCGGGGTCAAGCTCAAGTTGGTTCACTGGACTGCTCTGGCCGAGGCCGAGCGACAACAGCTCGTCGAGATGTCTTGCGAAACTGAGGCTGAGGCCGAGGTGTATCGCGATCGCCTGATGGAGTTAGTGCGCGATCGCTACGGGTCCGAACCCAGTTTGCTGCCAATCCCGGAAAGCCCTGCTTGGGACAATCTCGATGTCGTGCCGGAGACTGTGGCAGCCAAAGCGCAGGAGTTAGAGCTGGCGATCGCCCCCCAGCAGTGGAGCAATCTGACTCGCCTGCAACGATTTGCCCTGATTAAACTGAGTCGTCCCAGCCACGAGAACCGCAATTTTTTGCCTGCCTTACAAGAGTTTGGGCTAGCCTAG
- a CDS encoding Uma2 family endonuclease gives MTAISRWTIEDYHATIAAGMLDRRRVELVNGEIVAMAPEQPLHFNRGDRISRYLRNLLKDRASVRHGGPVTLPHDSEPEPDIAVVAPLVEEYDLRHPSPAEIFWLVEISNTSLTYDLTQKAVLYASSRIPEYWVLDLQGSILWVHRQPQTEGYQSKVARTDGAIAPIAFPEVEISVRMLLD, from the coding sequence GTGACAGCAATTTCGCGATGGACGATTGAGGATTACCACGCCACGATCGCGGCAGGCATGTTGGACCGCCGTCGGGTGGAGTTGGTGAATGGAGAGATTGTGGCGATGGCTCCAGAACAGCCACTGCATTTCAATCGGGGCGATCGCATCTCGCGTTACCTACGCAATCTCTTGAAAGATCGGGCGAGCGTTCGCCACGGCGGTCCTGTAACCTTGCCGCATGACAGCGAACCAGAACCGGATATTGCAGTGGTGGCTCCGCTGGTGGAGGAGTACGACCTGCGCCATCCTTCCCCCGCCGAGATTTTTTGGTTGGTAGAAATTTCTAACACTTCCCTAACTTACGATCTGACCCAGAAAGCGGTTCTCTACGCCAGCAGCAGAATTCCAGAATATTGGGTATTAGACTTGCAAGGCAGCATCCTTTGGGTCCACCGTCAACCTCAAACTGAGGGCTATCAGTCGAAGGTGGCTCGGACTGATGGGGCGATCGCTCCAATCGCTTTTCCAGAAGTAGAAATTTCTGTGCGAATGCTGTTGGACTAG
- the msrA gene encoding peptide-methionine (S)-S-oxide reductase MsrA translates to MGLFSLLGKKSQMPSPEEALPGRAEEMSVPGAHFVNGNPLKPPFPEGMELALFGLGCFWGAEKAFWKLDGVYSTSVGYAAGSSPNPTYHEVCSGLTGHNEVVRVVYDPSIVSYEQLLKTFWESHDPTQGMRQGNDRGTQYRSGIYTYSEAQKQAAEASSEMYQQELSQAGFGTITTEILSAPEFYYAEQYHQQYLAKNPNGYCGLGGTNVSCPISTGVEA, encoded by the coding sequence ATGGGATTGTTTTCCTTACTTGGTAAAAAGAGCCAAATGCCCTCCCCCGAAGAGGCTTTGCCCGGTCGCGCTGAGGAAATGTCCGTACCCGGTGCCCATTTTGTCAATGGCAACCCCCTCAAGCCTCCCTTTCCCGAGGGCATGGAATTGGCCCTATTCGGTTTGGGTTGTTTTTGGGGGGCCGAAAAAGCGTTCTGGAAGTTAGACGGCGTTTACTCCACTTCTGTGGGCTACGCTGCTGGCTCCAGCCCCAATCCCACTTATCACGAGGTTTGCAGCGGTTTGACGGGCCATAACGAGGTGGTGCGGGTGGTCTACGATCCCTCGATCGTCAGCTACGAGCAGTTGCTGAAAACCTTCTGGGAAAGTCACGACCCCACCCAGGGGATGCGTCAGGGGAACGATCGCGGCACCCAATATCGCTCCGGCATCTACACCTATTCGGAGGCGCAAAAGCAAGCGGCTGAGGCATCTAGCGAAATGTATCAGCAGGAGTTGAGCCAAGCGGGTTTCGGCACCATCACGACCGAGATCCTCTCTGCCCCCGAGTTCTACTATGCCGAACAGTACCACCAGCAGTATTTAGCCAAGAATCCTAACGGCTATTGCGGTTTGGGCGGAACCAATGTTTCCTGTCCCATTTCCACTGGGGTAGAAGCGTAA
- a CDS encoding alpha/beta fold hydrolase — protein MATSISPQHKTIDIDGLDIFYREAGSKDAPTILLLHGFPTSSHMFRNLIPALADSFHLIAPDYPGFGASSMPLVDEFEYSFDKLAEVIDRFVSQLGLKKYFLYVMDYGAPVGYRLAAKHPENVLGLIVQNGNAYDEGLREFWNPIKAYWQDKTPENAAVLADNLLSLTATRWQYTNGVRNPETIAPDNWFHDQYLLDRPGNREIQLELFYSYGSNPSLYPQWQEYFRKHQPPTLVIWGKGDYIFPAEGAHPYKQDLNNVEFHILDTGHFALEEDLEFIASHIRDFVLRNIAA, from the coding sequence ATGGCTACCTCGATCTCTCCCCAACACAAAACGATTGACATTGATGGTCTGGATATTTTCTACCGAGAGGCTGGCTCCAAGGATGCTCCGACAATCCTGCTACTGCATGGATTTCCTACGTCCTCTCATATGTTCCGCAACCTCATTCCAGCACTTGCAGATAGTTTCCACCTCATTGCTCCCGACTATCCTGGCTTTGGCGCCAGTTCTATGCCACTTGTCGATGAGTTTGAGTACAGTTTCGATAAGTTGGCAGAGGTTATCGATCGCTTTGTGAGTCAGCTGGGTTTAAAGAAATACTTCCTCTATGTGATGGACTATGGAGCACCTGTCGGCTATCGCCTTGCAGCAAAACATCCAGAAAATGTGTTGGGCCTAATCGTACAAAACGGCAATGCCTACGACGAAGGTCTGCGAGAATTCTGGAATCCCATTAAGGCTTATTGGCAGGATAAAACACCAGAAAATGCTGCAGTGCTAGCGGATAACTTATTAAGCTTAACAGCGACGAGATGGCAATACACCAACGGCGTTCGCAACCCAGAAACAATCGCGCCAGATAACTGGTTCCACGACCAATATTTACTCGATCGCCCTGGCAATCGGGAGATCCAACTAGAGCTGTTTTACAGTTACGGGAGCAACCCTTCTTTGTATCCGCAGTGGCAGGAATATTTTCGCAAGCATCAGCCACCAACCCTTGTGATTTGGGGTAAAGGCGACTACATCTTTCCAGCAGAAGGGGCGCACCCCTACAAGCAAGATCTCAATAACGTTGAATTCCACATCCTCGATACGGGTCACTTTGCCCTTGAGGAAGACCTAGAGTTTATTGCTTCGCACATTCGAGACTTTGTTCTGAGAAATATCGCTGCTTAA
- a CDS encoding NAD-dependent epimerase/dehydratase family protein: protein MRILIMGGTRFVGVALTKALVAAGHDVVLFNRGNRPAPVEEIEQIHGDRKDPQQLKQKLQGQQFDAVFDNNGRELSDTQPLVECLRDSNLQHFVYMSSAGVYLKSNLMPHIEGDPLDPNSRHKGKGNTEAYLQEQFERTGFPYTSIRPVYIYGAGNYNDIEAFFYDRLHRDRPILVPDNGQWITQLGHVRDLAAAMTAVLGNNSAKGQIYNISDTRCITFNGLVEECAEAIGKSANIVHFDPKQFDLGKRKAFPLRSQHFFASIAKAQTELAWTPQISLAEGLKEFWHEDYIASGRQHREVDFAIDDRILAAI, encoded by the coding sequence GTGCGAATTTTAATCATGGGCGGCACCCGCTTTGTCGGCGTAGCCCTCACCAAAGCATTAGTCGCCGCCGGCCACGACGTGGTGCTGTTCAATCGCGGCAACCGACCCGCCCCAGTGGAGGAAATCGAACAGATTCATGGCGATCGCAAAGATCCCCAGCAACTCAAACAAAAACTGCAAGGCCAGCAATTTGACGCCGTATTCGACAACAACGGCCGCGAACTCAGCGACACCCAACCTCTCGTCGAATGCCTCCGAGACAGCAACTTACAACACTTCGTCTACATGAGTTCGGCAGGGGTTTACCTCAAATCCAACCTGATGCCCCACATCGAAGGGGACCCCCTCGACCCCAACAGCCGCCACAAAGGCAAAGGCAACACCGAAGCCTATTTGCAGGAACAGTTCGAGCGCACTGGCTTCCCCTACACCTCCATCCGCCCCGTCTATATCTATGGGGCAGGCAATTACAACGACATCGAAGCCTTCTTCTACGATCGCCTCCACCGCGATCGCCCCATCCTCGTGCCCGACAACGGCCAGTGGATAACCCAACTGGGCCACGTCAGAGACCTCGCTGCCGCCATGACCGCAGTCTTGGGCAATAACAGCGCCAAGGGCCAGATTTACAACATTTCCGATACCCGCTGCATCACCTTTAACGGCTTAGTGGAAGAGTGTGCCGAGGCGATCGGCAAATCCGCTAACATCGTCCATTTCGATCCCAAACAATTCGATCTCGGCAAACGCAAAGCCTTTCCCTTGCGATCGCAGCACTTTTTCGCTTCTATTGCCAAAGCCCAAACCGAACTCGCCTGGACTCCTCAGATTTCGCTGGCAGAAGGGCTGAAAGAGTTTTGGCATGAGGACTATATTGCCTCCGGTCGGCAGCATCGGGAAGTGGACTTTGCGATCGACGATCGGATCCTAGCGGCCATATAG
- a CDS encoding Uma2 family endonuclease yields the protein MKISSKNPEMRFERNADGSLIATPPTGGISGNREAKATAYLLLWVEQNDLGEVFSASTGFRLENGAIRSPDAAFITRQRLPKDWDGGEDSFLSIAPDFVIEVRSKTDSLEALQSKMREYIEHGVKLGWLCDRQNQQVLAYRADGSVTQYPASAALSGEDIVPGFAIAAQKLL from the coding sequence ATGAAAATTAGTTCTAAGAACCCCGAGATGCGATTCGAGCGCAATGCCGATGGAAGTTTAATTGCCACGCCACCAACAGGAGGAATTTCTGGCAATCGCGAAGCCAAGGCTACTGCCTACTTACTGCTTTGGGTCGAACAGAACGATCTGGGGGAAGTATTTAGCGCGAGTACTGGATTTCGTCTGGAGAATGGGGCGATACGATCGCCGGATGCCGCATTCATCACCAGGCAAAGGCTCCCAAAAGATTGGGATGGTGGCGAAGATAGCTTTTTGTCAATTGCGCCGGACTTTGTCATTGAGGTCAGATCGAAGACTGACAGTCTAGAAGCTCTACAGTCCAAAATGCGGGAGTATATCGAGCATGGCGTTAAGCTGGGCTGGCTGTGCGATCGCCAAAATCAACAGGTCTTGGCTTATCGTGCCGATGGCTCGGTCACTCAATATCCAGCAAGTGCTGCGCTCAGCGGCGAAGACATCGTTCCCGGCTTCGCGATCGCCGCCCAGAAGTTGCTCTAA
- a CDS encoding Uma2 family endonuclease, protein MLETLAKWTLDDYHRTIDAGILSDRKVELLNGNIVEKSPEGPIHYFITSDIADYLRSRLGNAAKVRETGPITLSDRSEPEPDIAVVKPLGIVYRDRHPYPEDVFWTIEIAYSSIGRDLGEKVSAYGRAGISEYWVVDLQKLEVIVMRSPSDAGYERCQVFTSGRISPAAFPNLDITIAKLLGG, encoded by the coding sequence ATGCTGGAAACGCTTGCTAAATGGACCCTCGATGACTATCACCGCACGATCGATGCGGGCATTTTGAGCGATCGCAAGGTCGAACTTCTGAATGGCAATATTGTTGAAAAGAGCCCTGAAGGTCCGATCCACTATTTCATCACTTCAGATATCGCAGACTATTTGCGGAGTCGTCTCGGCAATGCTGCCAAGGTGCGGGAGACAGGGCCAATCACTCTCTCCGATCGCAGCGAACCCGAGCCCGACATCGCAGTGGTTAAACCTTTGGGCATCGTGTATCGCGATCGCCATCCGTACCCTGAGGATGTTTTTTGGACAATCGAAATTGCCTACTCGTCGATCGGTCGCGACTTGGGAGAGAAAGTTTCCGCTTACGGGCGGGCGGGGATTTCAGAATATTGGGTGGTCGATCTCCAGAAGCTGGAGGTGATTGTGATGCGATCGCCCTCGGATGCTGGATACGAGCGGTGCCAGGTTTTCACCTCGGGCAGAATCAGTCCGGCAGCATTTCCCAACCTCGACATTACAATTGCCAAGCTACTCGGAGGCTAG
- a CDS encoding ABC transporter permease has translation MSWWQVFKRNRLAQAAGILLIVLYTCSILGEFIAPYGPFDIQDSGSLLPPTQIYWRTQQGEWMGPHVYPTLQGPVEIETGDRRLTVDFEHPSPIRLWVRGRSYKWLGLVPGDRHLFGTVSRGEGPTGFINILGTDDQGRDYFSRLVYGSRVSLFVGIVGILISFPIGLTVGGLAGYFGGWVDTLLMRLVEVVLSIPGLYLLVSLAAVLQENPFTGVPFSNAERFFVIVAITSFVGWAGLARVIRGQVLSIRQREFVQASQASGAGTFYLLWRHILPQTATYVIIAGTLTVPGFIGAESVLSLIGLGIQQPDASWGNMLSLATNASIMVLQPWLIVPPTVLVVVTVLSFNVLGDGLRDALDPRDRR, from the coding sequence ATGTCGTGGTGGCAAGTGTTTAAGCGCAATCGTCTGGCCCAAGCGGCCGGGATTCTGCTGATTGTGTTGTACACCTGTTCAATTTTAGGTGAATTCATTGCACCTTACGGCCCGTTCGACATTCAAGACAGCGGCTCGCTGCTGCCCCCGACGCAGATCTACTGGCGCACTCAGCAGGGGGAGTGGATGGGTCCGCACGTTTATCCCACCTTGCAGGGGCCGGTGGAGATCGAGACGGGCGATCGCAGGCTCACTGTCGATTTCGAGCATCCATCCCCAATTCGGTTATGGGTCCGAGGTAGGTCTTACAAATGGTTGGGGTTGGTTCCTGGCGATCGCCATCTGTTCGGTACAGTGTCGAGGGGCGAAGGGCCGACAGGCTTTATCAACATTTTGGGAACGGACGATCAGGGGCGCGATTACTTCAGTCGCTTGGTGTACGGCAGCCGCGTTAGCCTGTTTGTCGGTATTGTCGGCATTCTGATTTCGTTCCCCATTGGCCTGACGGTGGGGGGCTTGGCGGGATATTTTGGCGGCTGGGTCGATACCCTACTGATGCGTTTGGTGGAAGTGGTGCTATCCATTCCAGGACTCTATCTGTTGGTTTCGCTGGCCGCCGTACTGCAGGAGAATCCCTTTACGGGGGTGCCGTTTTCCAATGCCGAACGGTTCTTCGTGATTGTGGCGATTACGAGTTTTGTGGGTTGGGCCGGTTTGGCGCGGGTGATTCGGGGACAGGTGCTATCGATTCGACAGCGGGAATTCGTACAAGCATCGCAGGCGTCGGGGGCTGGCACCTTCTATCTGCTGTGGCGCCATATTTTGCCGCAGACGGCGACTTACGTCATTATTGCGGGCACTCTGACGGTGCCCGGTTTCATTGGCGCAGAATCGGTGCTCAGCCTGATCGGCCTGGGCATTCAGCAGCCAGATGCCTCGTGGGGAAATATGCTGTCGCTGGCAACGAATGCGTCAATTATGGTGTTGCAACCCTGGTTAATTGTGCCGCCGACGGTGTTGGTGGTGGTGACGGTGCTGTCGTTCAATGTCTTGGGGGACGGCTTGCGGGATGCCCTAGACCCGCGCGATCGCCGTTAA
- a CDS encoding MoaD/ThiS family protein, giving the protein MAAPAETRFTIVLKLFAVYGETLGAEEQTLEVQAGTTASDVCDRLIAQYPSLAEWRSQTRFGINLEFVAPETPLQPGDELVLIPPVSGG; this is encoded by the coding sequence GTGGCCGCTCCTGCAGAAACCCGCTTTACCATCGTCCTCAAACTCTTTGCCGTCTATGGAGAGACCCTCGGGGCGGAAGAGCAAACCCTCGAGGTGCAGGCGGGAACCACGGCCAGCGATGTGTGCGATCGCCTGATCGCCCAATATCCGTCGCTGGCAGAATGGCGATCGCAAACCCGCTTCGGCATCAACCTCGAATTTGTTGCCCCCGAAACTCCGCTTCAACCCGGCGACGAACTCGTCCTGATTCCGCCCGTCAGCGGAGGGTGA
- a CDS encoding polyribonucleotide nucleotidyltransferase, whose translation MNEYRKSISFYGREIEISTGLLAPQAGGAVTIQSGDTCVLVTATQQTGRPGIDFMPLMVDYEERLYAAGRIPGGFLRREGRPPERATLTSRLIDRPMRPLFPGWLRDDVQIVATTLSVDETVPPDILCITAASIAVRIAQCPFAGPVAAVRVGLVDDEFIINPTYAEIEAGDLDLVVAGTPKGIIMVEAGADRLPENDVIEAIDFAYEAIQELLAAQEEISQDLELSKVEGIPPEANSAVDEFVAEQAQEKIQAILKQFLGKNERDSQLDELKEAIVAALEERPEDDPLRLFAAENPKAIAKAFKALTKTLMRKQIVDENIRVDGRKLDEVRPISCQAGLVPKVHGSGLFTRGLTQVLSITTLGTPGDAQELDDLHPAEQKRYLHHYNFPAYSVGETKPARSPGRREIGHGALAERALLPVLPPSDSFGYVLRVVSEVLSSNGSTSMGSVCGSSLSLMDAGVPIAAPVGGVAMGLIREGAEERILTDIQGIEDFLGDMDFKVAGTESGITALQMDMKIDGITVKTVSEAIRQAKAGRLHILSKMAELLPAPRADLAPTAPRLLTFKISPDAIGQVIGPGGKTIKGIVEATGAKVDIEDDGTVVVSSNKGGQAEAAKKMIEGMTRRVEEGQVYMGKVTRIIPIGAFVEFLPKKEGMIHISQLADYRVGKVEDEVAVGDDVVVKVRSIDNRGRINLTRLGISAEEATEVREAVAK comes from the coding sequence ATGAACGAATATCGCAAGTCGATTTCCTTTTACGGACGGGAAATCGAGATTTCCACGGGCTTGCTCGCTCCCCAAGCCGGTGGAGCAGTCACGATTCAATCGGGAGACACCTGCGTACTCGTTACCGCCACTCAACAAACAGGCCGACCGGGCATTGACTTTATGCCCCTGATGGTGGATTACGAAGAACGACTCTACGCCGCTGGGCGGATCCCCGGCGGTTTTTTGCGGCGCGAAGGTCGTCCTCCCGAACGGGCCACCCTCACCTCCCGCCTGATCGATCGCCCCATGCGTCCCCTCTTCCCTGGTTGGCTGCGGGACGACGTGCAGATTGTTGCCACCACTCTGTCGGTTGACGAAACGGTTCCCCCCGACATCCTCTGCATTACGGCTGCTTCCATCGCCGTGCGCATCGCCCAATGCCCCTTTGCAGGGCCAGTTGCCGCCGTGCGCGTCGGCTTAGTCGATGATGAATTCATCATCAATCCCACCTATGCCGAAATTGAAGCGGGCGACCTCGACCTAGTGGTGGCCGGAACCCCCAAAGGCATCATTATGGTGGAAGCTGGAGCGGATCGGTTGCCCGAAAATGACGTGATCGAGGCCATTGACTTTGCCTATGAAGCCATTCAAGAGTTGCTCGCAGCCCAAGAGGAGATCTCTCAGGATCTGGAGCTATCGAAAGTGGAGGGCATTCCTCCTGAAGCCAACTCCGCTGTGGACGAATTTGTCGCCGAGCAGGCCCAGGAGAAGATTCAGGCGATTTTGAAGCAGTTTTTGGGTAAAAACGAGCGCGACAGCCAACTGGACGAGCTCAAAGAGGCGATCGTGGCGGCCCTAGAAGAGCGTCCTGAAGATGACCCGCTGCGTCTGTTTGCAGCAGAAAATCCCAAGGCGATCGCCAAAGCCTTCAAGGCGCTGACCAAAACCCTGATGCGCAAGCAAATTGTCGACGAGAACATCCGGGTGGACGGTCGCAAGCTAGATGAAGTACGCCCGATCTCCTGCCAAGCCGGATTGGTGCCCAAAGTCCACGGCAGCGGTCTGTTCACCCGAGGTCTGACCCAAGTGCTCTCCATTACCACTCTCGGTACCCCCGGAGATGCCCAAGAATTAGACGACTTGCACCCCGCCGAACAGAAGCGCTACCTGCACCACTACAACTTCCCCGCCTATTCTGTGGGTGAAACCAAACCGGCCCGATCGCCCGGTCGCCGAGAAATCGGTCACGGTGCCCTTGCCGAACGGGCTTTACTGCCGGTCCTCCCTCCCAGTGACAGTTTCGGCTACGTGTTGAGGGTGGTCTCGGAAGTGCTGTCTTCCAATGGCTCCACCTCAATGGGCTCGGTCTGTGGCTCCTCGCTATCGCTGATGGATGCTGGCGTGCCGATCGCCGCTCCCGTCGGGGGTGTCGCGATGGGACTGATTCGCGAGGGCGCAGAGGAGCGCATTCTCACCGATATTCAAGGTATTGAAGACTTTTTGGGGGATATGGACTTTAAGGTGGCGGGCACCGAAAGCGGTATCACTGCCCTGCAAATGGATATGAAGATTGACGGCATCACCGTGAAAACGGTGAGCGAAGCGATTCGGCAAGCTAAGGCCGGTCGCCTGCATATCCTCAGCAAGATGGCGGAGTTGCTGCCTGCCCCCCGTGCCGACCTGGCTCCGACTGCTCCCCGCCTACTTACCTTCAAGATCTCTCCCGATGCGATCGGTCAGGTGATCGGACCTGGCGGCAAGACGATTAAGGGCATTGTGGAAGCCACGGGAGCCAAGGTGGATATTGAAGATGACGGCACCGTCGTGGTCTCGTCCAACAAGGGGGGTCAGGCGGAAGCAGCCAAGAAGATGATTGAGGGCATGACCCGCCGCGTAGAGGAAGGCCAAGTCTATATGGGCAAGGTCACCCGCATCATTCCCATTGGTGCCTTTGTGGAATTCTTGCCCAAGAAAGAGGGCATGATTCACATTTCCCAGTTGGCAGATTACCGCGTGGGCAAGGTGGAAGACGAGGTGGCTGTCGGTGACGATGTGGTGGTGAAGGTGCGCAGCATCGACAATCGCGGTCGCATTAATCTGACACGGCTGGGCATCAGTGCCGAAGAGGCCACTGAGGTGCGGGAGGCGGTAGCAAAGTAG